From Oreochromis niloticus isolate F11D_XX linkage group LG1, O_niloticus_UMD_NMBU, whole genome shotgun sequence, a single genomic window includes:
- the LOC100698633 gene encoding ras-related protein Rab-11A, which produces MGTRDDEYDYLFKVVLIGDSGVGKSNLLSRFTRNEFNLESKSTIGVEFATRSIQVDGKTVKAQIWDTAGQERYRAITSAYYRGAVGALLVYDIAKHLTYENVERWLKELRDHADSNIVIMLVGNKSDLRHLRAVPTDEARAFAEKNGLSFLETSALDSTNVETAFQTILTEIYRIVSQKQMSERQESDMSPSNNVVNIQVQPTENKPKMQCCQNI; this is translated from the exons ATGGGCACTAGAGACGATGAATACGATTATTTATTCAAAG TGGTCCTTATTGGGGATTCGGGTGTGGGAAAGAGTAACCTGTTGTCCCGCTTCACCCGCAATGAGTTCAATCTGGAGAGCAAGAGCACCATTGGAGTCGAGTTTGCCACGCGGAGTATCCAGGTGGATGGCAAGACGGTGAAGGCCCAGATATGGGACACAGCGGGTCAGGAGCGTTACCGAGCCATAACCTCAGC ATACTACCGTGGGGCCGTTGGTGCTCTCCTGGTCTATGACATTGCCAAGCATTTAACTTATGAGAATGTGGAGCGCTGGCTGAAGGAGCTGAGGGATCACGCTGACAGCAACATTGTTATCATGCTGGTGGGCAACAAGAGTGACCTGCGCCACCTCAGGGCTGTTCCCACTGATGAGGCCCGGGCTTTTGCTG AGAAGAATGGCTTATCTTTTCTGGAGACATCGGCTTTGGACTCCACCAATGTAGAGACGGCCTTCCAGACCATTCTGACAG AGATTTACCGTATCGTCTCCCAGAAGCAGATGTCGGAGCGCCAGGAGAGCGACATGTCTCCCAGCAACAACGTGGTTAATATCCAGGTGCAGCCCACTGAGAACAAACCAAAGATGCAGTGCTGTCAGAACATCTAG